The following proteins are encoded in a genomic region of Sorangiineae bacterium MSr12523:
- a CDS encoding GNAT family N-acetyltransferase: protein MTMTVDAESLARIAAEGWPALETEPLGDWLLRASSGFTRRANSVLALGDPSMPLEAALARVHAWYAARSLPAYVQLFPGSALDHALAHRGWTIEAPVAVQIAPIASILEKMGAASESDSAEVRDDVDPAWVARYHKAGALHEPALRVLRGGPRVLFASIRGDDPARARAIGRCVLVGAWAGFSAIEVDPAHRRRGLAHAIMRALLERAAAHGCTNAYLQVETDNTAALALYERLQFVTHHHYHYRRMPIANSTSMP from the coding sequence ATGACGATGACGGTGGACGCCGAGTCGCTCGCCCGCATCGCGGCGGAGGGTTGGCCTGCTCTCGAGACCGAGCCTCTCGGCGACTGGCTGCTGCGTGCCTCCTCGGGGTTCACCCGCAGGGCCAACTCCGTTCTTGCCCTCGGCGATCCCAGCATGCCCCTCGAGGCCGCCCTCGCGCGCGTCCACGCGTGGTACGCCGCACGCTCGTTGCCTGCATATGTGCAGCTTTTTCCCGGATCCGCCCTCGACCACGCGCTCGCGCACCGCGGCTGGACCATCGAGGCCCCCGTGGCCGTCCAGATTGCGCCCATTGCGAGCATCCTCGAGAAGATGGGCGCTGCTTCCGAAAGCGACTCGGCGGAGGTGAGGGACGACGTCGACCCTGCTTGGGTCGCCCGGTACCACAAAGCCGGCGCCCTGCACGAACCCGCCCTGCGCGTCCTCCGCGGAGGTCCGCGCGTCCTGTTTGCGTCCATCCGGGGTGACGACCCTGCGCGCGCCCGCGCCATCGGCCGATGCGTTCTCGTGGGCGCGTGGGCAGGCTTTTCGGCCATCGAGGTCGACCCTGCCCACCGCCGCCGCGGCCTCGCCCACGCCATCATGCGCGCGCTCCTCGAGCGCGCCGCCGCGCACGGGTGCACGAACGCGTACCTGCAAGTCGAGACCGACAACACCGCGGCGCTCGCACTCTACGAGCGCCTGCAGTTCGTCACGCACCACCATTACCACTACAGGCGAATGCCAATAGCCAACTCGACGTCGATGCCCTGA
- a CDS encoding response regulator transcription factor: MIRVVLADDHTLVREGIRTLLALVDDIVLVGEAGDGEETLRVVAEARPDVLLLDMRMPKGDGCFVVTELARREILPATLILTTFDDDDAAIEVVRAGARGFLLKDVTLDRLVAAVRELAAGGTMIHPALTARAARELAKPASPAAEATELTTREREVLRLLAAGYSNREIAKALFVAEGTVKNHVSNILTKMGVRDRTRAVLKAAEWGVL; this comes from the coding sequence GTGATCCGCGTGGTTTTGGCCGATGATCACACCTTGGTGCGCGAGGGGATCCGCACCTTGCTCGCGCTGGTGGACGACATCGTGCTCGTGGGGGAGGCCGGCGACGGTGAGGAGACGTTGCGCGTCGTCGCCGAGGCGCGGCCCGATGTGTTGCTCTTGGACATGCGCATGCCGAAGGGCGACGGTTGCTTCGTGGTGACCGAGCTCGCGCGGCGCGAGATTTTACCGGCGACGTTGATCCTGACGACCTTCGATGACGACGATGCGGCCATCGAGGTGGTTCGCGCAGGGGCGCGCGGCTTTTTGCTCAAGGATGTCACGTTGGATCGCCTGGTGGCTGCCGTGCGCGAGCTGGCTGCGGGTGGCACCATGATTCACCCCGCGCTGACTGCGCGGGCTGCGCGCGAGCTGGCGAAACCCGCAAGTCCCGCCGCCGAGGCCACCGAGCTCACGACGCGCGAGCGCGAGGTGCTGCGTCTTCTCGCGGCGGGTTATTCGAACCGCGAGATCGCCAAGGCGCTCTTCGTGGCGGAGGGCACGGTGAAGAACCACGTTTCGAACATTCTGACCAAGATGGGCGTGCGCGATCGCACGCGGGCAGTCCTCAAGGCCGCGGAATGGGGCGTGCTCTGA
- a CDS encoding histidine kinase, which yields MRIARTLRIVGYLLLVVVAIPTLIDRHIHWDIELLGWGVAYLVFVLAFHVGSAAPESARRRRIGGLLLMTPAMLAMAALQPCHFASLSLVIVAAQAALVLRPGATIALIAVQSLLLTFAIVCTRENGPDLRESLSSVIAFGAGEAFAAVAVYAARREAEARNDLARTNAELRATRSLLEETSRVNERTRIARELHDVLGHDLTALGLQLEVATHVSTERAATHVAKAKDVSARLLHNVRDVVSAMRGSPGPDLRSALCALVEDVPGIQVHLAMPEVLRVDDGARGHCILRCVQEIVTNTMRHAGARNLWIHITQGDDGAITVDARDDGTCPGGVVRAGSGLSGMRARLEELGGWLRVATEPSREVVVSAWLPALSGLKENAS from the coding sequence ATGCGCATAGCGCGAACCCTGCGCATCGTCGGTTACCTGCTCCTCGTCGTCGTGGCGATTCCTACGCTGATCGATCGCCACATCCACTGGGACATCGAGCTTCTGGGCTGGGGCGTGGCCTACCTGGTCTTTGTCCTCGCCTTTCACGTTGGCTCCGCGGCGCCGGAGAGCGCTCGGCGCCGGCGTATTGGCGGGCTACTGCTCATGACGCCGGCGATGCTCGCGATGGCCGCATTGCAGCCGTGCCATTTTGCGTCGCTCTCGCTGGTCATTGTCGCGGCGCAGGCGGCGCTGGTGTTGCGGCCCGGCGCGACGATTGCTCTCATTGCCGTGCAGAGCTTGTTGCTGACGTTTGCGATCGTGTGCACCCGCGAAAATGGGCCCGATCTTCGTGAGAGCCTCTCGAGCGTCATTGCCTTTGGCGCGGGCGAGGCCTTTGCCGCCGTCGCCGTGTACGCGGCCCGGCGCGAGGCCGAGGCGCGCAACGATCTGGCGCGCACCAATGCCGAACTGCGCGCCACGCGCTCGCTGCTGGAGGAGACGAGCCGCGTGAACGAGCGCACGCGCATCGCGCGCGAGCTGCACGACGTGTTGGGCCACGACTTGACCGCCCTCGGGCTGCAGCTCGAGGTGGCGACGCACGTCTCCACGGAACGGGCGGCGACCCACGTGGCAAAGGCCAAGGACGTGAGCGCGCGCCTGCTGCACAACGTGCGCGACGTGGTGAGCGCGATGCGCGGCTCGCCGGGGCCGGATCTGCGGTCTGCCCTTTGCGCCCTCGTGGAAGACGTGCCTGGCATTCAGGTTCACCTGGCGATGCCCGAGGTGCTGCGCGTCGACGACGGCGCGCGCGGGCACTGCATCTTGCGCTGCGTGCAGGAAATCGTGACCAACACGATGCGCCACGCCGGCGCGCGCAATTTGTGGATTCACATCACGCAGGGCGACGACGGCGCCATCACCGTCGATGCCCGCGACGACGGCACGTGCCCCGGCGGGGTGGTGCGCGCGGGCTCGGGCCTGTCGGGCATGCGGGCCCGCCTCGAGGAGCTCGGTGGATGGCTTCGCGTGGCCACCGAGCCTTCGCGTGAAGTGGTGGTGAGCGCGTGGCTTCCGGCGCTCTCCGGCCTGAAGGAGAATGCGTCGTGA
- a CDS encoding methyltransferase domain-containing protein codes for MKFRFDAAAAVVAVLAGCTACASEPRAGAPATTTTGTTATATPAASETKIRGALTGTVRTDKERARDDARHPAETLSFFGLREDASVLELWPGGGYYTSILAPVVAERGKLTITNFDPNGDPKAYQTKGTIELFARLDKNPEVFGKVARQQIATPNVNFGQAASYDFVFTFRNIHNWIEDGFADKVFAEAFRVLKPGGVLGIEEHRGKPGMTVEAMNKTGYVPEDYVRQLAERAGFRFAARSEINANPKDTTDHPNGVWSLPPSFAGKDVDREKFVAIGESDRMTLRFTKP; via the coding sequence ATGAAATTCCGATTCGATGCAGCAGCAGCCGTAGTTGCCGTTCTTGCGGGCTGTACCGCCTGTGCGTCCGAGCCGCGGGCGGGTGCGCCGGCGACGACGACCACGGGCACCACCGCCACCGCGACACCGGCTGCGTCCGAGACCAAGATTCGCGGGGCGCTCACCGGCACGGTGCGCACGGACAAAGAGCGCGCCCGCGATGACGCACGGCATCCGGCCGAGACGCTGTCCTTTTTCGGCCTGCGCGAGGACGCTTCGGTGCTCGAGCTTTGGCCGGGCGGCGGCTATTACACCTCCATTCTCGCGCCGGTGGTGGCGGAACGCGGAAAGCTCACCATCACGAACTTCGACCCGAACGGCGATCCGAAGGCGTACCAGACCAAGGGCACGATCGAGCTCTTCGCGCGCCTCGACAAGAACCCCGAGGTGTTCGGCAAGGTGGCTCGCCAGCAGATCGCTACGCCGAACGTGAACTTCGGGCAGGCCGCGAGCTACGACTTCGTGTTCACGTTTCGTAATATCCACAATTGGATCGAGGACGGCTTCGCCGACAAAGTCTTCGCGGAGGCCTTCCGCGTGCTGAAGCCGGGCGGCGTATTGGGCATCGAGGAGCACCGCGGCAAGCCTGGCATGACCGTCGAAGCGATGAACAAGACCGGCTACGTGCCCGAGGATTACGTGCGCCAGCTCGCCGAACGCGCGGGGTTCCGTTTCGCGGCGCGCTCCGAGATCAATGCCAATCCGAAGGATACGACGGACCACCCGAACGGCGTCTGGTCGCTGCCGCCGTCGTTCGCGGGCAAGGACGTCGATCGCGAGAAGTTCGTGGCCATCGGTGAGAGCGATCGCATGACGTTGCGCTTCACCAAACCATGA
- a CDS encoding OPT/YSL family transporter, protein MTMRPREFAAAAIVAAVVGVVFPYATLRLGFGPNVSIVSTLLGFVVLRATGSSGRTSLHVACTAGVAAGQTAFMGVALAAFEILRARDPGRFTLHPSAPVVFAWIGSAGALGVLAALPLRRHFIEHEKLTFAGGACAAETMLALDRRDGAQHGRRDIAALAVSFVCASGFTFLRPAALAVSPLGIGSGMLIGLRVAFSMALGGAIAHAFPAHLLPWMGAALVVAGGLTSALARVPSMLSGIASGHAGASGERLARYRMAIAAAGAALLVLCAIDGFALHLSIPMTLASVALAAPLLLVGTRVLGETNWAPVLSLATLAQAVLASIDPGNLAGTMVGGALCGAIPNGGQHMMQSFRAASIVGASARTTAVAQLVGVVIGALALSVTYPLLAAAHAGGVVSPLSEAWATSAEALARGPSSMPHAMVMAMAAAGAVGVVLALLERRFGRVMPSAPALGIGMLVPWGLASGVLAGSAAAWIAARIAPRSTSTRGAAVASGLVAGEALAACGMAAVTALLGH, encoded by the coding sequence ATGACGATGCGGCCGCGCGAGTTCGCGGCCGCCGCCATCGTCGCTGCCGTTGTCGGGGTCGTGTTTCCCTACGCGACCTTGCGTCTCGGCTTCGGACCGAACGTGTCGATCGTATCGACGCTGCTCGGCTTCGTCGTCTTGCGCGCGACGGGCAGCTCCGGGCGAACGTCGCTCCACGTGGCATGCACAGCGGGGGTGGCGGCCGGGCAGACGGCATTCATGGGGGTCGCACTCGCCGCGTTCGAGATCCTGCGGGCGCGCGATCCAGGTCGTTTTACGCTGCATCCATCCGCGCCGGTGGTCTTCGCGTGGATCGGCTCCGCGGGAGCCCTCGGCGTGCTCGCGGCGTTGCCGCTGCGGCGTCACTTCATCGAGCACGAGAAGCTGACCTTTGCCGGCGGGGCGTGCGCGGCCGAAACGATGCTGGCGCTCGATCGCCGCGATGGCGCGCAGCATGGACGCCGCGACATCGCGGCGCTGGCCGTGTCGTTCGTGTGCGCCTCGGGGTTCACGTTTCTTCGGCCAGCGGCGCTGGCGGTGAGCCCGCTCGGGATTGGCTCGGGGATGCTCATTGGCCTGCGCGTGGCGTTCTCCATGGCCCTGGGCGGCGCCATCGCGCATGCGTTTCCGGCGCATCTGCTGCCCTGGATGGGGGCCGCGTTGGTGGTGGCGGGCGGCCTCACCAGCGCCCTTGCGCGGGTGCCGTCGATGCTCAGCGGGATCGCCTCGGGGCATGCAGGCGCGAGCGGCGAGAGGCTGGCGCGATACCGCATGGCCATCGCGGCCGCCGGCGCCGCGTTGCTGGTGCTCTGCGCGATCGATGGCTTCGCGCTGCATCTATCGATTCCCATGACCCTGGCCAGCGTGGCATTGGCCGCACCGCTCTTGCTGGTCGGCACACGCGTGCTCGGGGAGACCAATTGGGCCCCCGTGCTGTCGCTGGCCACACTTGCGCAGGCGGTGCTGGCCTCCATCGATCCGGGAAACCTGGCCGGCACCATGGTGGGCGGTGCGCTGTGCGGAGCGATTCCCAATGGCGGGCAGCACATGATGCAGAGCTTTCGCGCGGCGTCCATCGTCGGTGCCTCGGCGCGCACCACGGCGGTGGCGCAGCTCGTCGGGGTGGTGATTGGCGCGCTCGCGCTCAGTGTGACGTACCCGCTGTTGGCGGCCGCGCATGCGGGCGGCGTCGTTTCGCCCTTGAGCGAGGCGTGGGCCACCTCCGCGGAGGCACTGGCGCGCGGTCCGTCGTCGATGCCGCATGCGATGGTCATGGCGATGGCCGCCGCAGGGGCGGTGGGCGTGGTGCTGGCGTTGCTCGAGCGGCGTTTCGGCCGGGTGATGCCTTCGGCGCCGGCGTTGGGCATCGGCATGCTGGTGCCGTGGGGGCTTGCCTCGGGCGTGCTCGCCGGCAGCGCCGCGGCGTGGATCGCGGCGCGGATTGCACCGCGGTCCACGTCCACGCGCGGCGCGGCGGTGGCATCAGGGTTGGTCGCGGGCGAGGCGCTCGCGGCGTGCGGAATGGCAGCCGTAACGGCCCTCCTGGGCCACTGA
- a CDS encoding thioredoxin family protein, translated as MATNTHPRTASREEWLLARKKLLVKEKELTRQRDALAEERRALPWVKVEKEYTFTSRQGEKSLPELFAGRRQLLVYHFMFGPEWEEGCPTCSMAADHFDGSIVHLANRDVTFVVVSRAPLERLQAFQKRMGWNFEWVSSNGNDFNFDYHVSFTKDEFASGSAYYNYNNKGFPADEAPGLTAFIKNDAGEVFHTYSTFGRGPEHVLVPYSYLDLMPKGRDESGLPRPMAWIRHHDRYGANP; from the coding sequence ATGGCAACGAACACGCACCCGCGGACCGCGTCCCGCGAAGAATGGCTTTTGGCCCGCAAGAAGTTGCTCGTCAAGGAGAAGGAACTGACGCGGCAGCGCGATGCCTTGGCCGAAGAGCGCCGCGCATTGCCCTGGGTCAAAGTCGAGAAGGAGTACACCTTCACGAGCCGCCAGGGCGAAAAGTCGCTGCCCGAGCTGTTCGCGGGGCGGCGGCAGCTTCTCGTGTACCACTTCATGTTCGGGCCCGAGTGGGAGGAAGGGTGCCCCACCTGCTCCATGGCGGCCGATCACTTCGACGGATCCATCGTGCACTTGGCCAACCGCGATGTGACCTTCGTCGTGGTGTCCCGCGCGCCTCTGGAGCGTCTACAGGCGTTCCAGAAGCGCATGGGGTGGAATTTCGAGTGGGTCTCTTCGAACGGGAACGATTTCAATTTCGATTACCACGTATCGTTCACCAAAGACGAGTTTGCCTCGGGCAGTGCGTATTACAACTACAACAACAAGGGATTTCCCGCCGACGAGGCGCCCGGGCTCACCGCGTTCATCAAGAACGACGCGGGTGAGGTCTTTCACACGTATTCGACGTTCGGCCGCGGGCCCGAGCACGTGCTCGTGCCCTATTCGTATCTCGATCTGATGCCCAAAGGCCGCGATGAGAGCGGGTTGCCGCGTCCCATGGCATGGATTCGGCATCACGACCGCTACGGCGCAAATCCATGA
- a CDS encoding RNA polymerase sigma factor — protein sequence MTTPFESFEQLLDELRPKLHRYCARMTGSVVSGEDVVQEALLKAVESFQKMDLVDHVEGWVFRIAHNTALDFLRRRARQNAALADEDPDMSIDPNAATDARPMAAQHLRTFMRLPAAQRSTVILMDVLGYSLEEIGTVMGASVPAVKAALHRGRTRLREIAGEPEDLPLPALPEAERARLALYVDRFNARDFDAVRNMCADDARLEVVNKARRTGVAPYFTNYSLQHDWRLALGLVDGQGAIFVLDAVNPSAGPLYFVLLEWQGDTIVGIRDFRYARYAMDGADVHLLR from the coding sequence ATGACCACCCCTTTCGAATCGTTCGAGCAACTCCTCGATGAGCTACGGCCCAAGCTGCATCGCTACTGCGCGCGCATGACCGGCTCGGTCGTCTCGGGAGAAGACGTGGTGCAGGAAGCGCTCCTCAAAGCCGTCGAGAGCTTTCAAAAGATGGATCTGGTCGATCATGTCGAAGGGTGGGTCTTTCGCATCGCGCACAACACCGCATTGGACTTTTTGCGCCGACGCGCGCGCCAGAACGCCGCCCTGGCCGACGAGGATCCGGACATGAGCATCGACCCCAACGCCGCCACGGACGCGCGTCCAATGGCCGCCCAACACCTGCGCACCTTCATGCGGCTCCCCGCGGCCCAGCGCAGCACGGTCATCTTGATGGATGTGCTCGGCTATTCGCTGGAGGAGATCGGCACCGTGATGGGCGCGAGCGTTCCCGCGGTGAAGGCCGCCCTGCACCGGGGCCGAACACGGCTTCGGGAGATCGCCGGCGAACCCGAGGACCTCCCCCTCCCCGCGCTGCCCGAAGCGGAGCGCGCACGCCTCGCCCTTTACGTGGACCGCTTCAACGCGCGCGACTTCGACGCCGTTCGCAACATGTGCGCGGACGATGCTCGCCTCGAGGTGGTCAACAAAGCGCGGAGAACGGGGGTAGCCCCCTACTTTACGAACTACTCACTCCAACACGATTGGCGTTTGGCCTTGGGCCTCGTCGATGGCCAAGGTGCCATCTTCGTGCTCGACGCGGTGAATCCATCGGCCGGACCGCTTTATTTCGTTTTGCTGGAATGGCAAGGCGACACGATCGTCGGCATCCGCGACTTCCGCTACGCCCGCTACGCCATGGACGGCGCCGACGTGCACCTTTTGCGCTAA